AAATAGATCATTTTTTAATTAACTTACTTTATGTAACTTATTATATTTTTATAACTTTGTTTCGTCAAGTTATTTATTTTAGTATCATAACTTAAAACTCATATCACAGCATAACCAATTAAATAAGCCCGCCTGCTCATAATATAGTATGAACAGGCGGGCTTATTTACCATTATGCTATGCATAAACTATTAAAACAGTTCTCTGCTTTTACGTTTGACATTTCCATTAACAAAATACTGTATTCTCTCTTTTTGCTCATTTGTTGGCTTCTTATACGTTTCACATTCAAACTGAAAACATGCTTTTTCTAAATCGACTTCATTTCCTACAATTTCTCCAATCGCACTCAATTGGTTTAAATCTCTCCAAAGTTCCTCAGAAGTTTCAGGGTCAAAATGAGATGAAAGATAATACTGCGCATCATATTTTTTAAGTTCTCTCTGAATCCGCTCAAGGTCTTCTTTATCATAACTCCAGTCACCGCTATAAAAATCTGGACATAGACAATCACCTAAAAACAGTACTTTTTCTTTGGGGACGTAGACAACGGACGAGTCCTGCGCGTGTACCCCTCCAATATGCTGAATGCAACAAGTGATTCCACCTAGGTCAACTTCCATATGATGATGAAACGTTACGTCCGGCTCCCGTAAAATTAACGTCTCTCGACACGGCATTTCTTTCTTTATCATATCCCGGCAAAATTCGATTTCCTCCCCTTCCTGGACGCGTTTATCCAAGGAATCATCGTCCCAGCGCAGTGTCTTTAAATAGGCCAGCTTTTTCTTCGTCAAATGATGGCTGATTGTATATTTGTTCATTGCATGAATGCCAAATGTATGATCCCAGTGCCAATGCGTAATAGCTACTCCTTTGATTGGAGGGGCTCCCATTTTTTCCACTTCTTCTAAAAATGATGATGCATGCGCAGGAGAATTCCCAGCATCTACGAGGAAACTATACTTCTCCCCGCATATAAGCCCGAGCACCGGCCGATCCGTTTCTTCAGAATGAGGAAAGTAATAAACGTGGTCCGTTAGTTTTTTCAGCATATTTACACCTGCTTTATGTAGTTTAATAAAAACCT
The genomic region above belongs to Priestia megaterium and contains:
- a CDS encoding MBL fold metallo-hydrolase, producing the protein MIQFIYHYLPFSKEVFIKLHKAGVNMLKKLTDHVYYFPHSEETDRPVLGLICGEKYSFLVDAGNSPAHASSFLEEVEKMGAPPIKGVAITHWHWDHTFGIHAMNKYTISHHLTKKKLAYLKTLRWDDDSLDKRVQEGEEIEFCRDMIKKEMPCRETLILREPDVTFHHHMEVDLGGITCCIQHIGGVHAQDSSVVYVPKEKVLFLGDCLCPDFYSGDWSYDKEDLERIQRELKKYDAQYYLSSHFDPETSEELWRDLNQLSAIGEIVGNEVDLEKACFQFECETYKKPTNEQKERIQYFVNGNVKRKSRELF